Part of the Gammaproteobacteria bacterium genome, TTTCAGGCGATTGCCGGAAAATGACATACCAGATCGCGCCGGATGTTCGTTCGTCATCAAGGCGCGACAACAGGCGCATCGTCGAACGATGGAACGGTTGTCGCAACACGGAGGACGGACGAAAAGACAAACAGGATGGACTGTCAGTTGACGGTAATCGCCTCAGGCAGCGGGTTTGGGGGGTTCTTGATGGAACGGAATATCTCAGCCCTTGCCCGGTTGACGCGGTGGGATTCCCACCCACAATATACAACGGATCGAGTGGGATGCGTCTTTGTCCATGGACTGGTAGAGTGATCCACGGGTCCCTTTTGTCGGTATCAATGACTCGAGATACGGGCGCGAGCCGTCCCGGCTCGGGATTCGTGAATTTGTCTATGCAAAAACTATTTGGGTCGATGAATCGTGACAGGGGAACGGAAACATGGATTTCGAAGTCAAGCTGCTGATGAGCGAGTTCGTCACTCACGACGTCAGGCGTATTATCGTTACGCGACCGGATAACTTCCGCTTCGAACCGGGGCAGGGAGTCGAGCTCGCGATAGATACGCCGCAATTGAGGGAGCAAGGACGCCCATTCACGCCGACGTCGCTGAACGAGGATCTCGTCCTCGAATTTACCATCAAGGCTTATCCGGCACACAATGGCGTTACACAGGCTCTGCACGAACTGCGACCGGGTGCGAACCTGTTGATGTCCGAGGCGTTCGGCACCATTCAATACAAAGGTCCAGGCGTTTTCATTGCCGGCGGTGCCGGAATCACGCCCTTCATAGCGATCGTCCGGGATCTGGCCAGAAAAGGGAAACTATCCAGCCAGGGTTTGATCTTTTCGAACCGGAGACCCGCCGACATCATCTACGAGAAAGAACTGCGGCACGTCTTCGGCAACAAGCTCGTTCTGACCTGCACAGAATCCCAGGCACCGGGATACAAGCAACTCAGAATCGACAAGGAGTTTCTGACGGCGCACATCAAGGATCTGGACCAGCAATTTTATGTATGCGGCCCGCCGGGTTTCATGGAGGTAGTCAATGGTGCTCTGCAGGAATTGGGTGTAGAGCCGGATGCCCTGGTATTCGAACAATAACGACAGGTGTATTATGATGGTTCGGAACGGGAGCGAAGGAGACCGGGACCGGTTCGCTGACGCGGCAAGCCCCCGTTTCGGGGAACTTGAATGAACGAACTTCATGGTGAAACGCGGGATTGAGTTCGATCTTATCGCAGGCAGGCTTCAGCTGCTTTGATGTTCTTGCATGGCCGACGCTGGCCGCCATGGCGGGAAAATGGAGCGTTTGCGCGCTGAAAGCGAGGGAAGGTTTGGGAAAGTTTCATGGTGCCGGACATGACGGTTGACAGGGGTAAGGAACGTCTCTACTTTCTTGTGCCCGATCTAGACGCGGCACGGCGTACCGTCGGCACACTCAAAGACGTAGCGGCCATCGACGATGATCAACTTGGAATCGTTGCCGCATCCTCAGCGCCGCTCGGGGATCTGCCCGAAGCGTCGGTCTGGAAAACAACACAGCTCGCCAGCGGGATCGAACACGGCCTGTTGGTCGGAGGTGTTGCCGGACTGATCGGCAGCCTGCTGGCTGTAACACTTCCACCGGCGGGACTGGTCCTGGCAGGAAGCGCCGTACTCGCGACCTCAGCCGCGGGCGCCGGGTTTGCGGCCATTGTCTCGGGACTTATTGCCAAAGACATACCCAACGAAGACATCGAGGCCTTGAGAGGCGCCATTATCTCCGGTCGTATTCTGATTCTGGTTGACTCACCGACAGAGAGAAGACTCTACATCGTCGAGGCCCTGAAAGCGTCGTATCCCAATACGGTTATTTATTCGGCTACTGAATCGTCCCCGCTCAAGGGCCCACTGACTGTCGTAAGTCGCTAACTTTATTGACGAGCGGATTGGCGGACTTCATTAATTTCCACGTCCGGGGATTCCTGCGGGCAAACAAACCAATGAGCCTGTCAGGGATTCTCTCAGACTTCACTCACCATAGGCCTTAGAGGTCGGTACCGCTGGAATCCATTTGCCGGTGCGGTTTCTCCGAATTCTCCGCGAGCGGTTTGTTACGCTGCCATTCAAACTCAAGGCGACA contains:
- a CDS encoding flavodoxin reductase, which produces MDFEVKLLMSEFVTHDVRRIIVTRPDNFRFEPGQGVELAIDTPQLREQGRPFTPTSLNEDLVLEFTIKAYPAHNGVTQALHELRPGANLLMSEAFGTIQYKGPGVFIAGGAGITPFIAIVRDLARKGKLSSQGLIFSNRRPADIIYEKELRHVFGNKLVLTCTESQAPGYKQLRIDKEFLTAHIKDLDQQFYVCGPPGFMEVVNGALQELGVEPDALVFEQ
- a CDS encoding DUF1269 domain-containing protein, with the translated sequence MTVDRGKERLYFLVPDLDAARRTVGTLKDVAAIDDDQLGIVAASSAPLGDLPEASVWKTTQLASGIEHGLLVGGVAGLIGSLLAVTLPPAGLVLAGSAVLATSAAGAGFAAIVSGLIAKDIPNEDIEALRGAIISGRILILVDSPTERRLYIVEALKASYPNTVIYSATESSPLKGPLTVVSR